From Strigops habroptila isolate Jane chromosome 1, bStrHab1.2.pri, whole genome shotgun sequence, a single genomic window includes:
- the PDCD6IP gene encoding programmed cell death 6-interacting protein isoform X1, with product MTNFISVQLKKAAEVDLAKPLCKFIQQSYPGGDAQAEHCRAAEELSKLRKSALGRPLDKHESALETLLRYYDQLCSIEPKFPFSENQVCVTFTWKDAFDKGSLFGGSAKLALASLGYEKTCVLFNCGALASQIAAEQNLDNDEGLKTAAKHYQFASGAFQHIKDTVLSALNREPTVDISPDTAGTLSLIMLAQAQEVFFLKATRDKMKDGIIAKLANQAADYYGDAYKQCQYKDTLPKYFYFQEVFPVLAAKHCIMQANAEYHQSILAKQQKKFGEEIGRLQHAADLVKTVASRYDEYINVKDLVDKINRALTAAKKDNDFIYHDRVPDLKDLESIGKASLVKSTPVVVPLSQKFTDLFEKMVPLQVQQSVSVYNQRKADLVNRLIAQMREATNLANGVLASLNLPAAIEDVSGDTVPQSILTKSKSVIEQGGIQTVDQLIKDLPELLQRNKEILDESLRLLDEEEATDNDLRTKFKERWQRTPSNELYKPLRAEGANYHNILNKAVQADGQVRERYQSHRDTIALLCKPESELNAAIPSANPAKTLQGSEVVTVLRTLLTSLDEVKKEREQLENDLKSVNFDMTSKFLTALAQDGAINEEAISVTELDRIYGSYTQKVQESLKKQEELLKNIQNAHQDFSKMKQSNNESNLREEVLKNLAVANDNFVELVANLKEGTKFYNELTEILLKFQNKCSDIVFARKTERDELLKDLQQSIAREPSAPSIPLPTYQTTSAGGSKPAASSAPTPAPRTMVGTKPQPPARPPPPVISAASSSSSTSAPSGTAPAAAPAAAPAPGASAPAASTAPSQAQGPPYPTYPAYPGYCQMPMPMGYNPYLYGQYNLPYAPSPVYQNPGQAPYPTPQQPGYLFPQQPYYPQQ from the exons ATGACGAACTTCATCTCGGTGCAGCTGAAGAAGGCCGCGGAGGTGGACTTAGCCAAGCCGCTCTGCAAGTTCATTCAGCAGAGCTACCCGGGCGGCGACGCGCAGGCCGAGCACTGCCGCGCCGCCGAGGAGCTCAGCAAGCTCCGCAAGAGCGCGCTCGGCCGCCCGCTCGACAAGCATGAGAGCGCGCTCGAGACCCTCCTCAG ataCTATGATCAGCTGTGTTCAATTGAACCAAAGTTTCCATTCTCTGAAAATCAG GTCTGTGTAACATTTACATGGAAAGATGCTTTTGATAAAGGATCACTTTTTGGAGGATCTGCCAAATTGG CTCTGGCAAGTTTGGGGTATGAGAAGACCTGTGTTTTGTTCAACTGTGGAGCATTGGCAAGCCAGATTGCAGCAGAACAGAATCTAGATAATGATGAAGGACTAAAAACTGCAGCTAAGCATTATCAG tTTGCAAGTGGTGCTTTCCAACACATTAAAGACACGGTTTTGTCAGCATTGAATCGAGAACCTACAGTGGACATCTCTCCAGACACAGCTGGAACTCTTAGTCTTATAATGTTGGCTCAAGCCCAAGAAGTCTTTTTTTTGAAAGCTACAAGAG aTAAAATGAAAGACGGTATCATAGCTAAACTAGCTAATCAAGCTGCAGATTACTATGGAGATGCTTACAAACAATGTCAATATAAAGATACTTTGCCCAAG tatttttatttccaggagGTGTTTCCTGTTCTGGCTGCAAAGCACTGCATTATGCAGGCCAATGCAGAGTATCATCAGTCTATCCTGgcaaaacagcagaagaaatttggtgaagaaattggGAGGTTACAG CATGCAGCAGACTTAGTGAAAACAGTGGCGTCTCGTTATGATGAATATATAAATGTGAAAGATCTGGTTGACAAAATCAACCGTGCGCTTACAGCTGCCAAGAAAGACAATGACTTCATTTACCATGACCGGGTTCCTGACCTGAAGGATTTAGAGTCCATTGGAAAAGCCAGTCTTGTAAAGTCTACTCCAGTTGTTGTACCCCTCAGTCAGAAATTCACTG ACCTGTTTGAGAAGATGGTTCCATTGCAAGTTCAGCAGTCTGTGAGTGTTTATAACCAGAGAAAGGCAGATCTAGTGAACAGGTTAATAGCCCAGATGAGAGAAGCCACAAATCTGGCGAATGG TGTGTTGGCTTCCCTCAATCTTCCTGCTGCTATCGAAGATGTGTCTGGGGATACTGTTCCTCAGTCTATTTTGACCAAGTCTAAGTCTGTGATTGAACAGGGAGGAATTCAGACTGTTGATCAGCTGATCAAAGATCTGCCTGAACTGCtacaaaggaacaaagaaattTTAGATGAA TCACTAAGATTATTAGATGAAGAAGAAGCAACAGACAATGACCTGCGAACAAAATTCAAAGAGCGCTGGCAGAGAACTCCATCCAACGAGCTCTATAAGCCTTTACGGGCAG AGGGAGCAAACTACCACAATATTTTGAATAAAGCTGTGCAAGCAGATGGCCAAGTTAGAGAGCGCTACCAGTCTCACCGGGACACCATTGCACTTCTCTGTAAGCCTGAGTCAGAGCTCAATGCAGCCATTCCTTCTGCCAACCCAGCAAAAACATTACAAGGAAGCGAG GTTGTTACTGTCTTAAGAACTTTGCTCACCAGTCTGGATGAAGTTaagaaggagagagaacaaCTAGAAAATGACCTGAAATCTGTAAACTTTGACATGACAAGCAAATTCCTGActgcactggcacaggatgGTGCTATAAATGAGGAGGCAATCTCTGTGACTGAATTGGACAGAATTTATGGAAGTTACACACAGAAAGTGCAAGAGTCCctaaaaaagcaggaagaactTCTCAAAAATATTCAG AATGCACATcaggatttttcaaagatgaaacAATCAAACAATGAATCCAATTTAAGAGAAGAAGTTTTGAAGAACTTGGCCGTGGCAAATGACAACTTTGTGGAACTTGTTGCCAATTTAAAAGAAGGCACAAAG TTTTACAATGAGCTGACAGAAATCCTGCTGAAATTCCAAAACAAATGCAGTGACATTGTCTTTGCTCGCAAGACTGAAAGAGACGAACTGCTCAA agaTTTGCAGCAAAGCATTGCTAGGGAACCCAGTGCTCCCTCTATTCCTCTGCCTACCTATCAGACCACATCAGCTGGAGGAAGCAAGCCTGCAGCATCGTCAGCTCCTACTCCAGCACCTAGAACCATGGTG GGGACTAAACCGCAGCCACCAGCACGGCCACCACCACCAGTAATTTCTGCAGCAAGCAGTTCCTCTTCTACATCAGCACCCTCTGgaacagctcctgctgctgctcctgctgctgctcctgctccaggagCCAGTGCACCTGCAGCAAGCACTGCACCATCACAGGCACAGGGACCTCCTTACCCAACTTACCCAGCTTACCCAGG GTATTGCCAGATGCCAATGCCAATGGGCTATAATCCATACCTGTATGGTCAGTATAATCTGCCGTATGCTCCCTCACCTGTCTATCAAAACCCTGGACAAGCACCATATCCGACACCTCAACAACCTGGATACCTTTTTCCTCAACAGCCTTATTACCCTCAGCAATAA
- the PDCD6IP gene encoding programmed cell death 6-interacting protein isoform X2: protein MTNFISVQLKKAAEVDLAKPLCKFIQQSYPGGDAQAEHCRAAEELSKLRKSALGRPLDKHESALETLLRYYDQLCSIEPKFPFSENQVCVTFTWKDAFDKGSLFGGSAKLALASLGYEKTCVLFNCGALASQIAAEQNLDNDEGLKTAAKHYQFASGAFQHIKDTVLSALNREPTVDISPDTAGTLSLIMLAQAQEVFFLKATRDKMKDGIIAKLANQAADYYGDAYKQCQYKDTLPKEVFPVLAAKHCIMQANAEYHQSILAKQQKKFGEEIGRLQHAADLVKTVASRYDEYINVKDLVDKINRALTAAKKDNDFIYHDRVPDLKDLESIGKASLVKSTPVVVPLSQKFTDLFEKMVPLQVQQSVSVYNQRKADLVNRLIAQMREATNLANGVLASLNLPAAIEDVSGDTVPQSILTKSKSVIEQGGIQTVDQLIKDLPELLQRNKEILDESLRLLDEEEATDNDLRTKFKERWQRTPSNELYKPLRAEGANYHNILNKAVQADGQVRERYQSHRDTIALLCKPESELNAAIPSANPAKTLQGSEVVTVLRTLLTSLDEVKKEREQLENDLKSVNFDMTSKFLTALAQDGAINEEAISVTELDRIYGSYTQKVQESLKKQEELLKNIQNAHQDFSKMKQSNNESNLREEVLKNLAVANDNFVELVANLKEGTKFYNELTEILLKFQNKCSDIVFARKTERDELLKDLQQSIAREPSAPSIPLPTYQTTSAGGSKPAASSAPTPAPRTMVGTKPQPPARPPPPVISAASSSSSTSAPSGTAPAAAPAAAPAPGASAPAASTAPSQAQGPPYPTYPAYPGYCQMPMPMGYNPYLYGQYNLPYAPSPVYQNPGQAPYPTPQQPGYLFPQQPYYPQQ from the exons ATGACGAACTTCATCTCGGTGCAGCTGAAGAAGGCCGCGGAGGTGGACTTAGCCAAGCCGCTCTGCAAGTTCATTCAGCAGAGCTACCCGGGCGGCGACGCGCAGGCCGAGCACTGCCGCGCCGCCGAGGAGCTCAGCAAGCTCCGCAAGAGCGCGCTCGGCCGCCCGCTCGACAAGCATGAGAGCGCGCTCGAGACCCTCCTCAG ataCTATGATCAGCTGTGTTCAATTGAACCAAAGTTTCCATTCTCTGAAAATCAG GTCTGTGTAACATTTACATGGAAAGATGCTTTTGATAAAGGATCACTTTTTGGAGGATCTGCCAAATTGG CTCTGGCAAGTTTGGGGTATGAGAAGACCTGTGTTTTGTTCAACTGTGGAGCATTGGCAAGCCAGATTGCAGCAGAACAGAATCTAGATAATGATGAAGGACTAAAAACTGCAGCTAAGCATTATCAG tTTGCAAGTGGTGCTTTCCAACACATTAAAGACACGGTTTTGTCAGCATTGAATCGAGAACCTACAGTGGACATCTCTCCAGACACAGCTGGAACTCTTAGTCTTATAATGTTGGCTCAAGCCCAAGAAGTCTTTTTTTTGAAAGCTACAAGAG aTAAAATGAAAGACGGTATCATAGCTAAACTAGCTAATCAAGCTGCAGATTACTATGGAGATGCTTACAAACAATGTCAATATAAAGATACTTTGCCCAAG gagGTGTTTCCTGTTCTGGCTGCAAAGCACTGCATTATGCAGGCCAATGCAGAGTATCATCAGTCTATCCTGgcaaaacagcagaagaaatttggtgaagaaattggGAGGTTACAG CATGCAGCAGACTTAGTGAAAACAGTGGCGTCTCGTTATGATGAATATATAAATGTGAAAGATCTGGTTGACAAAATCAACCGTGCGCTTACAGCTGCCAAGAAAGACAATGACTTCATTTACCATGACCGGGTTCCTGACCTGAAGGATTTAGAGTCCATTGGAAAAGCCAGTCTTGTAAAGTCTACTCCAGTTGTTGTACCCCTCAGTCAGAAATTCACTG ACCTGTTTGAGAAGATGGTTCCATTGCAAGTTCAGCAGTCTGTGAGTGTTTATAACCAGAGAAAGGCAGATCTAGTGAACAGGTTAATAGCCCAGATGAGAGAAGCCACAAATCTGGCGAATGG TGTGTTGGCTTCCCTCAATCTTCCTGCTGCTATCGAAGATGTGTCTGGGGATACTGTTCCTCAGTCTATTTTGACCAAGTCTAAGTCTGTGATTGAACAGGGAGGAATTCAGACTGTTGATCAGCTGATCAAAGATCTGCCTGAACTGCtacaaaggaacaaagaaattTTAGATGAA TCACTAAGATTATTAGATGAAGAAGAAGCAACAGACAATGACCTGCGAACAAAATTCAAAGAGCGCTGGCAGAGAACTCCATCCAACGAGCTCTATAAGCCTTTACGGGCAG AGGGAGCAAACTACCACAATATTTTGAATAAAGCTGTGCAAGCAGATGGCCAAGTTAGAGAGCGCTACCAGTCTCACCGGGACACCATTGCACTTCTCTGTAAGCCTGAGTCAGAGCTCAATGCAGCCATTCCTTCTGCCAACCCAGCAAAAACATTACAAGGAAGCGAG GTTGTTACTGTCTTAAGAACTTTGCTCACCAGTCTGGATGAAGTTaagaaggagagagaacaaCTAGAAAATGACCTGAAATCTGTAAACTTTGACATGACAAGCAAATTCCTGActgcactggcacaggatgGTGCTATAAATGAGGAGGCAATCTCTGTGACTGAATTGGACAGAATTTATGGAAGTTACACACAGAAAGTGCAAGAGTCCctaaaaaagcaggaagaactTCTCAAAAATATTCAG AATGCACATcaggatttttcaaagatgaaacAATCAAACAATGAATCCAATTTAAGAGAAGAAGTTTTGAAGAACTTGGCCGTGGCAAATGACAACTTTGTGGAACTTGTTGCCAATTTAAAAGAAGGCACAAAG TTTTACAATGAGCTGACAGAAATCCTGCTGAAATTCCAAAACAAATGCAGTGACATTGTCTTTGCTCGCAAGACTGAAAGAGACGAACTGCTCAA agaTTTGCAGCAAAGCATTGCTAGGGAACCCAGTGCTCCCTCTATTCCTCTGCCTACCTATCAGACCACATCAGCTGGAGGAAGCAAGCCTGCAGCATCGTCAGCTCCTACTCCAGCACCTAGAACCATGGTG GGGACTAAACCGCAGCCACCAGCACGGCCACCACCACCAGTAATTTCTGCAGCAAGCAGTTCCTCTTCTACATCAGCACCCTCTGgaacagctcctgctgctgctcctgctgctgctcctgctccaggagCCAGTGCACCTGCAGCAAGCACTGCACCATCACAGGCACAGGGACCTCCTTACCCAACTTACCCAGCTTACCCAGG GTATTGCCAGATGCCAATGCCAATGGGCTATAATCCATACCTGTATGGTCAGTATAATCTGCCGTATGCTCCCTCACCTGTCTATCAAAACCCTGGACAAGCACCATATCCGACACCTCAACAACCTGGATACCTTTTTCCTCAACAGCCTTATTACCCTCAGCAATAA